In Chitinophaga varians, the following are encoded in one genomic region:
- a CDS encoding DUF6603 domain-containing protein codes for MDITQLIAKLRSDTAASQQIVLNTDYLSDKQVSTMQGMVGLPSSRYVTIKQLNTSDIPDANGNSVTITAGQTDLLNQTAMPVKELVFTVTNDTVNIILQLVLPASWTWTDSFPRLTIKPFSLLTTLSDSCFIYSTTPQSAYQVSASGQIPLALGLNFSCLTNVSQIPKLPDILGTSISDNLRLYGAVDLTGNYAYPVMTLWVPLADTISLKSLKLEGLQLKIETTAPSGFIQKIHMGLLATDGHFDLLFQLDSTSSLVITVSCTPHTAYAQTVTSLSQLSDSSIATALINGPSWHFENFVPATLISVFDSISFEAGLSLTFSPDFKVREVKFMVYTKQGVTMPLGLFTLSNFQLNFRLISPDTTPAAYVHMSMAAKIPLKTFTSDFIGTIDISTSDNTNTNGQWQIDSITASYPDIISFNDLINELEPGITISDDLLELTFDDFSLNIDPAGDDYSCVCYGELDINLFDVQVHTKFALVITHSNNITSYNLSAHINVGESLLNVDITLGSSNIVFTGTAQDIPLTDLLVSIFSDINIDLTVLPEILLSEINITYNNPVGKLSIDGALNYNGITGVFHLVGEKIEDKWQFIAMAGFDLNPTFDVGTHIPLVGSELTGDFILKKGYLIITSQSPQNIPPQDLPSDLPSSPPAGISFYFDITLIGTDIPITLPVLAYSPDFKAVMSRFNFSVEDADSSSGNTAYTINIGKNLGPLYIDSIALTFKDQVIYGIINGSMTVGPFNAALGGLGIGTSLSAFTPSFSLDGLSFDFTSASFTIDGALIRIPDSQLAQDVSLQFDGALIIKIQQFGLAALGSYAQMTDGTASFFIFLNADFPPGGPPFFMISGLMGGLGYNRTLTLPAFNQVQSFPLLTVDAPQTDSQKDIALNTLEILEGQKAGKDGTTKQWVSPRSGDYWAAVGIVFNSFEIINGELLLTAELGRDMQFSLLGLSWLTLPQKAIDNERLVFIELQMSAVLQPQEGFLGIAASLTSNSFVLTKDCHITGGFAFYLWYGDNPNAGQFVVTAGGYHPAFKVPSYYPEVARLGFNWQVSSDVSIKGGAYFAFTPSCAMAGGRLQAQYQSGALSAWFDAGANFLVTWHPLTFVANIWVEIGVSLTIHVWFIHKTLSASIGASLDMWGPPIGGLVRIHVVFVTFQIRFGSDSAADANQQPLDWTEFKQLLPAPQDRYTIIANKGLSKILEKDATGQIIHNGDTTNNPPTTKVWFVRAGRLQFTTKSCIPATSLTYGNDGQQRVEGASSINIRPMNITSATAEHNVTITKDTANGAVQVDIDGWTFTANRANVAATLWGPPIIDNGQFVQAPVTPSADTLGQQLTGYTVTGPVSTPGSTFGIVEMRLLLMDYISQKDNPQNPLSKAHTYSDDYTPQTSGSTLTDISTIGTTLAAARNTLYAELQQDQLYSGSNDNMLQMGATVNSLFIDIPMEQTN; via the coding sequence ATGGACATCACCCAGCTCATCGCCAAACTCAGGTCAGACACCGCAGCCAGCCAGCAGATAGTGTTGAACACCGACTACCTGAGCGACAAGCAGGTATCAACCATGCAGGGCATGGTGGGCCTCCCATCATCCCGGTATGTAACCATCAAACAACTCAATACCAGCGATATACCTGATGCAAACGGCAACTCCGTAACCATTACGGCAGGGCAGACAGACCTGCTGAACCAAACAGCGATGCCGGTGAAGGAACTCGTCTTTACCGTAACAAATGACACTGTAAATATTATCCTCCAACTGGTTTTGCCCGCATCCTGGACCTGGACAGACTCTTTTCCACGTCTTACTATCAAACCTTTCTCCTTACTAACCACATTATCAGACAGCTGTTTTATTTATAGCACTACACCCCAATCTGCTTATCAGGTATCAGCAAGCGGGCAGATACCCCTTGCTTTAGGACTTAACTTCTCCTGCCTGACAAACGTCAGCCAGATACCTAAATTGCCGGACATACTTGGCACCTCTATTTCTGATAACCTCAGATTGTATGGTGCTGTTGATCTTACCGGCAATTACGCCTATCCGGTCATGACCTTGTGGGTGCCCCTTGCTGACACCATTTCTCTGAAGAGCCTTAAGCTGGAAGGGCTGCAGCTAAAGATTGAAACCACTGCTCCCTCCGGCTTTATTCAGAAAATACATATGGGGTTATTAGCTACCGATGGACACTTCGATTTGTTGTTCCAACTGGACAGCACCTCCTCCCTTGTTATAACTGTAAGCTGCACCCCACACACAGCTTACGCACAAACGGTAACATCGTTAAGTCAGCTGAGTGACAGCAGTATTGCCACAGCCCTGATCAACGGGCCGTCCTGGCATTTTGAAAATTTTGTTCCGGCCACCCTCATCAGCGTATTTGACAGCATTTCCTTTGAAGCCGGTCTATCGCTGACTTTTTCGCCTGACTTTAAAGTCCGGGAAGTAAAGTTCATGGTATATACAAAACAGGGTGTTACAATGCCGCTCGGGCTATTTACACTTAGCAATTTCCAGTTGAATTTCCGTCTCATCAGTCCCGACACCACGCCTGCTGCCTATGTGCATATGTCGATGGCCGCAAAAATTCCGCTAAAAACATTTACCAGTGACTTTATTGGCACAATTGACATCAGCACCTCCGATAACACCAACACTAATGGTCAGTGGCAGATTGATTCCATCACTGCCAGTTATCCGGACATTATCTCCTTTAATGATCTGATAAACGAGCTGGAACCCGGCATCACAATATCCGATGATTTGCTGGAATTGACCTTCGACGATTTTTCACTGAATATAGACCCGGCCGGTGATGACTATAGCTGTGTTTGTTACGGAGAACTGGACATAAATCTTTTCGATGTACAGGTACATACGAAGTTCGCGCTGGTCATTACCCATTCCAACAATATTACCTCCTATAATCTCAGTGCGCATATCAATGTTGGCGAGTCCCTGCTGAACGTAGATATCACACTGGGCAGCAGCAACATCGTGTTTACCGGCACTGCCCAGGATATCCCACTTACGGACCTCCTGGTCAGCATCTTCTCTGATATAAATATCGACCTTACCGTTTTACCTGAAATTCTGCTATCAGAAATCAACATTACATACAACAACCCTGTAGGCAAACTTTCTATAGACGGCGCTCTCAATTACAATGGAATTACCGGCGTCTTCCACCTCGTTGGTGAAAAGATCGAAGATAAATGGCAGTTTATTGCGATGGCCGGCTTTGACCTCAATCCTACGTTTGACGTAGGCACACATATTCCTTTGGTTGGCAGTGAGCTGACAGGAGATTTCATATTAAAAAAGGGATATCTGATTATCACTTCCCAATCACCACAAAACATTCCTCCCCAAGACCTACCGTCCGACCTGCCCTCCAGCCCTCCGGCAGGCATCTCTTTTTATTTTGATATTACACTGATTGGGACTGATATTCCCATCACCTTGCCCGTATTGGCATATTCTCCGGACTTCAAGGCAGTTATGAGCAGGTTCAACTTTTCCGTTGAAGACGCCGACAGCAGTTCCGGCAATACAGCCTATACCATCAACATCGGAAAAAACCTTGGACCACTCTATATCGACTCTATCGCGTTAACCTTTAAAGACCAGGTCATTTACGGCATTATCAATGGGTCTATGACCGTAGGGCCTTTTAACGCCGCACTGGGCGGGCTGGGCATAGGCACCTCCCTGAGCGCATTCACACCTTCGTTCAGCCTGGACGGCCTCAGTTTTGACTTCACTTCCGCTTCTTTCACAATAGATGGCGCACTGATACGTATTCCAGACAGTCAACTGGCGCAGGACGTGTCTCTCCAGTTTGACGGCGCACTGATCATCAAAATACAGCAATTCGGGCTTGCAGCATTGGGTTCTTATGCACAGATGACCGATGGTACGGCGTCTTTCTTTATTTTTTTAAATGCCGACTTCCCTCCGGGTGGACCGCCATTCTTTATGATCTCCGGATTAATGGGCGGATTGGGCTATAACAGGACACTCACCCTGCCTGCTTTTAACCAGGTACAGAGCTTTCCACTACTAACTGTCGACGCCCCACAAACAGACAGCCAGAAAGATATCGCCCTTAACACCCTGGAAATACTTGAAGGACAAAAAGCGGGTAAAGATGGAACAACTAAACAATGGGTAAGTCCGCGCAGTGGAGACTACTGGGCGGCAGTGGGCATTGTATTCAACTCATTTGAAATTATTAATGGCGAACTGCTGCTGACAGCAGAATTAGGCAGGGATATGCAGTTCTCGCTGCTGGGGCTGTCCTGGCTTACCCTGCCACAAAAAGCCATAGACAATGAAAGACTGGTATTTATCGAACTGCAGATGTCAGCGGTGCTACAGCCACAGGAAGGTTTCCTGGGAATTGCCGCAAGCCTTACCAGCAATTCATTTGTATTAACGAAAGATTGTCATATTACCGGTGGTTTTGCCTTCTATCTCTGGTATGGCGACAACCCCAACGCCGGCCAGTTTGTAGTAACCGCAGGCGGTTATCACCCGGCATTTAAAGTGCCCAGCTATTATCCCGAGGTGGCCCGGCTGGGATTTAACTGGCAGGTATCCAGCGACGTGTCGATCAAGGGCGGGGCTTACTTTGCCTTTACGCCCTCCTGTGCCATGGCCGGCGGGCGTTTGCAGGCACAATACCAGTCCGGCGCCCTGAGCGCCTGGTTTGATGCAGGCGCCAACTTCCTGGTCACCTGGCATCCATTAACGTTTGTAGCAAATATATGGGTGGAAATCGGCGTATCGCTGACCATTCATGTATGGTTCATTCACAAAACACTCAGTGCGAGTATCGGTGCTTCGCTGGATATGTGGGGACCGCCTATTGGGGGCCTTGTGCGGATTCATGTTGTTTTTGTCACCTTTCAAATCCGGTTTGGCTCCGACAGCGCTGCGGATGCAAACCAGCAGCCACTTGACTGGACGGAATTTAAACAGTTGTTGCCCGCGCCTCAGGACCGTTATACCATCATCGCCAATAAAGGACTGTCAAAAATACTGGAGAAAGACGCCACCGGTCAGATCATCCACAATGGCGATACGACCAACAATCCGCCTACCACAAAAGTATGGTTCGTGAGAGCAGGCAGGTTGCAATTCACTACCAAGAGCTGCATTCCCGCTACCAGCCTTACTTACGGCAATGACGGCCAACAGCGGGTGGAGGGTGCGTCCAGCATCAACATCCGCCCCATGAATATTACCTCGGCTACAGCGGAACACAATGTAACCATCACAAAAGATACCGCTAACGGCGCTGTCCAGGTGGACATTGACGGATGGACCTTTACTGCCAACCGTGCTAATGTCGCTGCCACGCTGTGGGGGCCTCCCATTATTGATAACGGACAATTTGTACAGGCGCCTGTTACTCCTTCCGCAGATACGCTGGGCCAGCAACTCACCGGTTATACTGTTACCGGCCCGGTTTCAACACCTGGCAGTACTTTTGGGATTGTGGAAATGCGGCTGTTGCTAATGGATTATATCTCCCAAAAAGATAATCCACAGAACCCGCTAAGCAAAGCCCACACTTACTCCGACGACTATACGCCACAAACAAGCGGCAGCACCTTAACGGATATCAGCACGATCGGAACAACGCTTGCGGCTGCACGGAATACGCTGTATGCCGAGCTGCAACAGGACCAGCTCTATTCCGGGAGCAACGACAACATGCTACAGATGGGCGCTACCGTCAACAGTCTGTTTATTGACATTCCGATGGAACAAACCAATTGA
- a CDS encoding PQQ-binding-like beta-propeller repeat protein: MKSNNTRRLLLICLAALYAACNPTGIKKYADWRSTGGSKGNIRYSSLDQIDTANVGRLQVAWVYYSEKQDSTRYGAMQCNPVIVDGVLYGVSPKLKLFAVDAATGKEKWSFDPADTLANKTWHRNSVNMNRGVAYWADGDDKRIIYTVGAVALCVNAVTGKLVTSFGKQGGIDLREGLDRDSAKVFIAPTSPVMIYRDLFFLSGLVSEETPGHIRAFDVRTGKQQWIFHTIPYPGEPGHETWEDTTAYKYMGSTNSWAGFSLDEERGILFAPTGNPTNDFYGGQRRGAGLYGNCILALDAATGKLLWHFQTVHHDVWDMDISSPPVLVTIKKDGRKIDAIAQSTKTGLIFVLDRETGKPVYPIEERAVDTTTTLTGEKLWPTQPFPVLPKPFARHTLTEADLNRLVDEASYQDILKRFRSYRAGTIFTPPSKEGTLVFPGYDGGGEWGGPSLDPETNVLYVNANEMAWVLNIVDNDPPKEKKRTKLEAGAVLYHQYCMQCHGPERLGGGDYPSIVGVEKKYTYSRLLALLSTGRRMMPGFNHLDSLEKDAIASFILDLKQLQLQEYKGQSKKEDAPPQALYGFTGYNKFLTKEGYPAISPPWGTLNAINLNTGQYLWKIPFGEFEELTKKGIPETGRENYGGPVATAGGVLFIAASADGYMRAYNKRTGALLWKVMLPAPGIATPAVYAVNGRQYVVIACGGGKWGGKSSDAYVAFALPSK, translated from the coding sequence GTGAAATCAAACAATACAAGACGCTTGCTGCTCATCTGTTTGGCGGCGCTTTATGCCGCATGTAATCCAACGGGCATAAAAAAATATGCTGACTGGCGCAGCACCGGTGGCAGTAAGGGAAATATCCGCTATTCCTCCCTCGACCAGATTGATACGGCCAACGTAGGCCGGTTGCAGGTAGCGTGGGTCTACTATTCGGAAAAACAGGATAGTACCAGGTATGGCGCCATGCAATGTAATCCGGTAATAGTGGATGGTGTGTTATATGGCGTGTCGCCGAAATTAAAACTGTTTGCTGTGGATGCCGCCACCGGAAAGGAAAAATGGTCCTTTGACCCTGCCGATACGCTGGCCAATAAGACCTGGCACCGCAACAGTGTTAATATGAACCGCGGAGTAGCTTACTGGGCCGATGGGGATGACAAACGGATTATTTATACCGTTGGCGCGGTGGCCCTTTGCGTGAATGCGGTAACAGGTAAACTGGTGACCTCCTTCGGCAAGCAGGGCGGTATTGATTTGCGGGAGGGGCTGGACAGGGACTCCGCGAAGGTTTTTATTGCACCTACGTCCCCGGTGATGATTTACAGAGATCTTTTTTTTCTGAGTGGTCTTGTCAGCGAAGAAACACCCGGGCATATCAGGGCGTTTGACGTGCGGACAGGAAAACAACAATGGATATTTCATACGATACCTTACCCCGGAGAACCGGGACATGAAACCTGGGAAGATACGACAGCTTATAAATATATGGGCTCCACCAATAGCTGGGCCGGTTTCAGCCTGGATGAAGAAAGAGGCATATTGTTCGCGCCGACCGGGAACCCCACCAATGATTTTTATGGCGGACAAAGAAGAGGCGCGGGGTTATATGGCAACTGCATATTGGCGCTGGATGCGGCCACGGGCAAATTGTTGTGGCATTTTCAGACGGTACATCACGACGTATGGGATATGGACATCTCTTCTCCGCCGGTTTTGGTGACCATCAAAAAAGATGGTAGAAAGATAGACGCTATCGCGCAGTCCACCAAGACAGGGTTAATATTTGTGCTGGACCGCGAAACAGGCAAGCCTGTGTACCCGATTGAAGAGAGGGCGGTAGATACCACGACGACGCTGACGGGAGAGAAATTATGGCCCACGCAGCCATTTCCGGTATTGCCCAAACCTTTTGCGCGGCACACGTTAACAGAGGCGGACCTGAACAGGTTAGTGGACGAAGCTTCTTATCAGGATATATTAAAGCGCTTCAGAAGTTACCGGGCGGGAACAATTTTTACGCCGCCATCAAAGGAAGGCACATTGGTATTCCCGGGATATGACGGCGGGGGAGAATGGGGAGGCCCGTCCCTGGACCCGGAAACAAATGTATTGTATGTTAACGCTAATGAAATGGCGTGGGTATTGAACATCGTCGACAACGACCCGCCAAAGGAGAAAAAGCGCACCAAATTGGAAGCCGGTGCGGTCCTGTACCATCAGTACTGTATGCAATGCCACGGACCGGAACGACTGGGTGGTGGCGATTACCCGTCCATTGTCGGAGTGGAAAAAAAATACACTTACTCCCGGTTGCTTGCTTTGCTGTCAACCGGAAGAAGGATGATGCCGGGATTTAATCATCTCGATTCTCTGGAAAAAGACGCGATCGCTTCTTTCATTCTTGATTTAAAACAGCTGCAGCTTCAGGAATACAAGGGGCAAAGCAAAAAAGAGGACGCTCCGCCCCAGGCGCTTTATGGGTTCACCGGATATAATAAATTTCTGACAAAGGAAGGGTATCCGGCTATCAGTCCGCCCTGGGGCACATTAAACGCTATCAATCTGAACACAGGGCAATATTTATGGAAGATACCATTCGGAGAATTTGAAGAACTCACGAAGAAAGGTATTCCCGAAACGGGCAGGGAGAACTATGGCGGGCCTGTCGCCACCGCCGGTGGCGTTTTGTTTATCGCGGCGTCGGCGGACGGTTATATGCGGGCATACAACAAACGTACAGGTGCCTTGCTTTGGAAAGTAATGCTTCCTGCTCCCGGTATCGCTACGCCGGCCGTTTATGCAGTGAATGGACGGCAGTATGTAGTCATCGCCTGCGGCGGTGGTAAATGGGGCGGGAAGTCTTCTGATGCGTACGTTGCTTTTGCGCTGCCGTCTAAATGA